In Paraburkholderia terrae, the DNA window GCGCCGCAGCTGTGGATCGCGCGCCGCAGCGACACCAAGGCAACCGATCCCGGCATGCTCGACAATGTCGTCGCCGGCGGGATCGGCTGGGGCTTCAGTCTTGCAGAGACGATCGTCAAGGAGTGCTGGGAGGAAGCGGGCATTCCGGAAGAGATCGCCGCGCGCGCTGTCGCCGGACGCACCGCGCATGTGCTGCAGTCGTTGCCCGAAGGCACGCAGGCCGAGCAGATCTTCATCTACGACCTCGCGTTGCCTGAAGACTTTGCGCCGCGCAATCAGGACGGCGAAGTCGGCGAGCATCGGCTGGCGCGCATCGAAGATGTTGCACAGGCGATCGAAGAAGGCGCGATGACAGTCGATGCAAGCCTCGCGACGCTCGATTGCCTGTTGCGCCGCCGCTGGATCGACGAAGATGCATGCGAAGGCATCGAAGCGCTATTCGCA includes these proteins:
- a CDS encoding NUDIX hydrolase translates to MSLPCIVAARRFDPALHVPFVIDGERVGWVRASDVPLLQRWPDVFDIDAQQVTLSPRFSTVDLRSAALGSVIGALAAEGCIPGWRDETYAIRNAFDAPPLAYIERAASRFFGTMTYAVHLNGVVEYADRAPQLWIARRSDTKATDPGMLDNVVAGGIGWGFSLAETIVKECWEEAGIPEEIAARAVAGRTAHVLQSLPEGTQAEQIFIYDLALPEDFAPRNQDGEVGEHRLARIEDVAQAIEEGAMTVDASLATLDCLLRRRWIDEDACEGIEALFAPPVLA